The region GAACCAGGTCAGGTAGCTGAAGAACGACACGATCAACCCTTGGAACAGCAAGCTACCAATCGACAGCGGCGTGAAATGAACATCGGTGACCTGTCCACTCAGGACGGCGATAAGCAACAGACCAACGAAACCCACTGCCAACTGATAGAACAAGGTCAGCGTCGCAGGCGCCTCGGACAACCGCGAAGCACGCACCACTACAGTGGTTGCCCCCCAGGCCAGGCCTGCCAGCACACCAAACGCGTCGCCCAGGAGCATCCGGCTGTCCATGTCCGACAGCGAAACACCACCGGCGAAGGCATAGGCGATGCCGGCAAAGGCCAAGACAATGCCCAACCATTGCAACGGTCGCAGCCGTTCACTGGGCAACAGCAGGTGCAAGCCCAGGGCGGTAAAGACTGGCGCGGTATAAAGAAACACTGACATGTGCGCCGCCGAGGTCAGTTTCAGACCTTCGGCGATGAACAAAAACTCCACCCCAAACAGCGCGCCCGCCAACAGCCCGCCTCGCCAGGTGTGCGCAACCTGTTCCCAGCCGCCACGAAAACAGATCAACAGCCCCACCAGCACCGCTGCCATGCCGGAACGCAGGGCTTGCTGCATGACCGGCGCGATATCCGGTGCGGCCATCTTGATCATCACCTGCTGAATGCCCCAGATCAGGCACAGCACCAGCATTATTTGCAGAGCAAAGGCATCGGTATTACGGCGGGTGGCGCTCATTGCGGGCACCCGCTATCGGCGAAGGGCATGGCAGACTCTCGGCAGCTGTGGATCCAACGCCAATTATCAGCGGCCCACGGTCTTCATTACCAGCCTTGTATGCACTCAGGCAATTTGCGCTTTCGACGCCAATGCGTCGAAGGTCGCTTCATCCAGTGCATCCTCCTGCTGATCGAGCACCTCACGTGGGTGATCGTTGCCCGGAATACTGCTGTCGATCAGGCTGAGCAGGCATGAGCCACGAGCGGTGAGGACAAAGTTCTCGCCATTGCCCCCCTCTTCCTCAGGACGGCTTTCGATATAGCCGCGCTCAAACAGCAACTTTTCATACTCACAGGCGCGTGTCTTCAGATGATCCAGATCACCCGACATCTGGCCCTTGGCGGCCAGGTCCGCTGCATGCTGCTCAGCGTAGGGACGCGGCGTAAAGCTGTGACCGGCACCGTTCTGCACTTCGTGCAACAAACGTTCGATCAAGTCCCAGTCGTAGTTACTCATCGGCATGGCCTCACTCAAGGATGTGTATGGTTGTGACCGACACCAACGGCAGCGGTTCGACTGAACTTTGCGCGCACTCTGGCGCTCAACCACACAACCATGCCAAGGGAGCTGTGCCGATGAAAACCCTGTTGAACATTGCCGCCGCCGCTAGCCTGTTGCTGGCCCTGCCCAGTTGGGCATGCACACTTGAAGAAGCCACGCAAAAGCGTGAGGAATTGGCCAAGGAGGTTACCCGACTGACGGAGCAGAATCCGCAGAAGGCCAAAGAAATCAATGACGAGCTGCAAGGCATGAAGCTGGACAGCGCCAGCAAGGACCTGCCGGACAAATGCCAACTGATCGACAAGCGGCTGCAAGAGCTGAGATCGGCAGAGAAGAAGGTGTGAAGCCGTAATGTGTGCAGGCGTCGGCGGTGCCGGCGAGCGCCCGATGTACGCGATGCCCGGCTATACCGGGCATCGCCAGCAAGGCTGACGCCTGCCTGAGGCCCGCCTTTACTCGGCAGCCGGTGCCGGCTTGCGACGCTTCAACGGCGCCAGGCCATCAGCGCTTGCCAGTGGTGCATTCGGCTTTGGCTTGGCGGTCGGCTTGCGCTTGGCTACCACCTTCTTGTCACCTTTTTTGTCGGTCTTTTTCTTCTTCACGCCCGCGGCTTTGCCCGACGCCTTGACCTTTTTCGGTCCGCTGTAGGTGCCTTTGACTTCCTTGATGACTCGACGCTCGAAGCTCTGTTTCAGGTAGCGCTCGATGCTCGACATCAGGTTCCAGTCGCCATGACAGATCAGCGACACCGCCAGACCTTCGTTACCGGCACGGCCGGTACGACCGATACGGTGCACGTACTCGTCGCCGCTGCGTGGCATGTCGAAGTTGATGACCAGATCCAGACCGTCCACGTCCAGACCACGGGCCGCCACATCAGTGGCTACCAGCACCTTGGCGCCGCCCTGCTTCAGGCGTTCGATGGCCAGCTTGCGATCTTTCTGGTCTTTGTCGCCGTGCAGGACGAAAGCCTTGATGTCCTTGGCTACCAGGTGGCCGTAGATACGGTCGGCCATGACCCGGGTATTGGTAAAGATGATCGCCTTTTGATAGGTCTCGTTGGCCAGCAGCCATTGGACGATCTGTTCTTTGTGCTGGTTGTGGTCGGCAGTGATGATTTGCTGACGGGTGCCGTCGTTGAGCTGGCTGACAGTGTTGAGCATCAGGTGCTCGGGGTCCTTGAGCACTTTGCCGATCATATCGCGCAAGCCCGCACCACCAGTGGTGGCGGAGAACAGCAGGGTTTGCTCACGGTTCGGGCACTCGCCGCACAGGCGCTCGACGTCTTCGGCGAAGCCCATGTCGAGCATGCGGTCGGCTTCGTCAAGAATCACTACCTGCACATGCTCAAGCTTGAGGTTGCCGGCATTCAGTTGCTCGAGCATGCGGCCTGGGGTGCCGACCAGAATATCCGGCACCTTGCGCAGCATTGCAGCCTGCTCCTTGAAATCTTCACCACCGGTGATCATGCCGGCCTTGATGAAGGTGAACTGGGCAAAACGCTCAATTTCCTTGAGGGTCTGCTGAGCCAACTCACGGGTTGGCAGCAACACCAGGGCGCGGATCTCGACACGTTTTTGTTTCAGGTCAACCAGACGGTTGAGCACAGGCAGTACAAATGCAGCAGTCTTGCCACTACCGGTTTTCGCCGTTACGCGCAGGTCACGTCCCTGCAAGGCCAGGGGAATAGCGGCCGCCTGCACGGGAGTCGGCTCTACGAAGTTCAATGCAGCAACGGCTTTGAGCAGGCGTTCGTGCAGGGCGAATTGGGAAAACACGGGTGTACCTCGGGCATGAGCAGAAATTCAGCCGTATAGGGTAACGTTTTCCAGCGCCTACGCCGAATTTCTTTTGGCATTGATGCACCTTTCCGGGCTCTAATAACCCTTCATTTTCTATTCGGACACGTCAACTACCGCATGGCTATTGAACAGTTCTGGCAAAACGCCCTCGATCTCTGGGGCACTCTCGATCAACACCCCGTGCTGCATGCAGGCCTTGGACTGACCATTTTGCTGGTCATCGCCCTGGTTCTGGGACGAGTGGCACGCTTTCTGATTCTTCACGCCGTCAAGCTGCTGGGCCGACAACCGGCCCTGCATTGGATGCACGACCTGCTGCACAACAAGGTTTTCCACCGTTTGGCGCAAATGACCCCGTCACTGGTTGTGCAATTCGGGCTCAAACTGGTGCCGGAGCTCAGCAGCACCAGCCAGCATTTCCTCGGCAACGTAGCACTGGCGTTCACCATCCTGTTCCTGGTGCTGGCGATCAGTGCACTGCTCGATGCCCTGCTGGACATCTACGCCCGCACTGAATATGCCCGCACGCGCTCGATCAAGGGCTACGTGCAACTGGCGAAGATGGTCCTGTTCATATTTGGCGCGATCGTCATTGTTGCCACCTTGATCGACCGCTCGCCGCTGCTGCTGCTGTCGGGCCTGGGTGCAATGTCGGCGGTGATCCTGTTGGTGTACAAGGACACCTTGCTGTCGTTCGTCGCCAGCGTGCAACTGACCAGCAACGACATGCTGCGCGTCGGCGACTGGATCGAAATGCCGCAGGTCGGTGCCGACGGCGACGTGGTGGATATGACCCTGCATACCGTCAAGGTGCAGAACTTCGACAAGACCATCGTCTCCATCCCCACCTGGCGCTTGATGTCCGAGTCGTTCAAGAACTGGCGCGGCATGCAGCAGTCCGGCGGCCGACGTATCAAGCGCAGCCTGTTCATCGACGCCGGCGGCGTGCGTTTCCTGAACAACGCCGAAGAAGAACGCCTGAGCCAGGTTCGGCTGTTGTCCGACTACATCACCCGCAAGCGTGCCGAACTCAAGGCCTGGAACGAAGCACAGGGCAATGTCGCCGAACTGTCGGCCAACCGTCGGCGCATGACCAATATCGGCACCTTCCGCGCCTACGCCCTGGCCTACCTGCAGAGCCACCCGGAAATCCAGCCGAACATGACCTGCATGGTCCGCCAAATGGCCACCACCGCCCAGGGCGTGCCGCTGGAAATCTACTGCTTCACCCGCACCACCGCATGGGCTGACTACGAGCGCATCCAGGGCGACATCTTCGACTACCTGTTGGCAGTGATGCCGGAATTCGGCCTGAGCCTGTACCAGCAACCTAGCGGCAACGACCTGCGTGCCGGCCTGTTACCGTCTTCCCAACCCAGCCTGCAACGGACGCTGAGTGCCGAGACGGCCGAGCCATAGGGACGCCAGAATCACCGCCCCGCCGATGAACAACCTGCCCAGGGGCTCGTGCTGATTCCAGATCAGCAAGTTGAGCAGCAGCCCCACCGGTACGTGCAGGTTGTTCATCACTGCCAGGGTCGCGCCGGAAACCAGACACGCGCCCTTGTTCCACCAGTACAAGCCCAATGCCGTCGGGCACAGACCCAAAAACAGCAGCACCAGCCATTGCACGTCGGTGCTTGGCAGGTGCTGGCTGTTGCCGAACGCCACAAACGCAGGCAGCACCACCAACAAGGCACCCAGGTAGAAGTAACCGAAACGCCGGTAATGCGGCAGGTCGCTGGGATTTCTAGCGATCAGGTGACGGTACAGTACCTGACCGGCGGCATAGGTGAAGTTGGCCAACTGCAGCAGCAAAAAGCCCATGAAAAAGTCCGGGCTGATCCGATCAAAACGAATCACCGCCGCGCCCGCCACGGCCACCAGAGCCGCCACCAGCGCCCAGGGATTGAAGCGACGGTTCAAAGCATCTTCAATCAGGGTCACATGCAGCGGTGTGAGAATGGTGAACAGCAGGACTTCCGGCACCGTAAGCACCCGGAAGCTCAAGTACAGACAAACATAGGTGATGCCGTATTGCAGCGCGCCAATCAACAGCATCGAGCGCATGAAGCGCGGCTCGACCTGACGCCAGCGAGTCAATGGCAAAAATACCAGTCCAGCCAGCACCACCCGCGCCAACACGGCGAAATAGCTATCAACGTGGCCAGCCAGGTACTCACCGATCAGACTAAAAGAAAACGCCTGGATCAGTGCAACGATCAATAAATAGCCCATGGGTGCCCCTTGCAGTAGAGGCGGCGACCTTAGCCGTTCGCGGTATCTGCGGCAACTGCCGGACAGCACACATAAAAAAGGGTCTTCAAGTAATCCCGGGGGCTATACCCCTCTGATTGGGGTGGGTGGGTGACCCGCTCTCCTCACGCTCTTGATCTTGTTGCACGTCAGCTCAGGCGCCGCAGAGTGCGACTTCAGAAGGCCGAGTGGAGGTGCCTGTAGGGGCGGTGCGCAGCACCTTCGGCGTTAGCCGAAGACGCGAGACGTAGACTTGGCGTAGCAAGTCGTAGGCCGCGTGGCCCTGGAAGGTGCCGTAGCGAGGGGACCCGAAGCGCAGCGTAGGGCCGTATGCAGGAGCGAGCGGTTTTGGTTCCTTTTGCCAAGACAAAAGGGACCCGCCGTAAGGGCGGAAGGGGCCAACAGCGGCGCCGCATTGAATGGATAAGCCCCCAATCAAATCCCAGCCCAGCCCAGCCCAGCCCAGCCCAGCCCAGCCCAGCCCAGCCCAGCCCAGCCCAGCCCAGCCCAGCCCAGCCCCAAGATAATACTCCTGGGGATTGCGTAAAGAACCACAAAAAAGCCCGGTCATTGACCGGGCAGGTACACCCAAAGGAGCAACAGGTGTCAGGCGGGAAAATTCAGTTCGATCAGGCCACTGCAGCCAGCTGGGCCTTGGCCTGATTCAGGCCTTTCTCGTGGAAGTCCCCCCCCAGGTTCAGGCCCTCGGCGTGAATGAAGGTCACATCGTGAATACCGATAAACGCCATCACCTGACGCAGGTATGGTTCCTGATGATCGCTCGTGGCTCCGGCATGGATACCGCCCCGGGCAGTGAGAACGTAAGCCTTTTTACCGGTGAGCAGGCCCTGGGGACCGGTCTCGGTGTATTTGAAGGTAACGCCAGCGCGCAGCACGTGGTCCAGCCAAGCCTTCAAGGTGCTCGGAATGGTGAAGTTGTACATCGGTGCTGCCAGCACCAGCACATCGGCGGCCAACACTTCGTCGGTCAACTCGTTGGAGCGAGCCAGCGCTTGCAGTTCATCTGCGTTACGTTGGTCCTCAGGCTTCATCCAGCCGCCCAACAGGTTGGCATCCAGATGCGGCACCGGATTCACGGCCAGGTCGCGCAGGGCGACCTGGTCGGCCGGATGGACAGCTTGCCACTGGCTGACAAAATCAGCGGTCAGTTGCCGGGAGATCGAGCCCTGCTGGCGGGCGCTGCTTTCGATAACGAGTACACGGGACATGGGTTGCCTCCATCGGCGAATGCGGTAAGTCAATGGAGGTAAGATTATTCAGTAACCGATCGATTAAAAAGCGTAAAATCTGGGTGCAATCTATCAGTTAATTTGTTTTATTGTGCCTGTGCACTACCCTCATTCACAGCAAGGCTATTGCGGTTTGCAACTGAGGTCGATGCGCAACTTGATGATCTTGCGGTTGAATTTGGCGGTGACGTCCTTGCTCTGCTTGGCTTCCACCAGCACCCGGCGCACCCGCGGAGCCTCCGGGCCGTTGCGAAAACGCACCGTGCATTGGGCGGCAACGTCGCCGTAGTTGTTCAAGGTCATCGAGCCCATGTCGTAGTCGGTGTCATAGGTGTTGTAGTCGAGTTTGACGCCCTCGAGATTCTTTTCTACCTCGATTGGGTATGCCATCGCGGTGAGTGGAAGCAGGGCCAGCAATACAGCACAACATTTCTTCATACGACGCTCTCCATGAAAGAGCGCCAGCTTAGGACAACAGGAGCCGAAGATGAAAGCGCCACGCGTTACCCTGGATCAGTGGCGAACCCTGCAAGCGGTGGTCGACCACGGTGGCTTTGCCCAGGCGGCCGAAGCGCTGCATCGCTCGCAATCGTCCGTGAGCTACACCGTCGCACGCATGCAGGATCAACTAGGGGTGCCGCTGCTGCGTATCGATGGTCGCAAAGCTGTGCTGACCGAGGCTGGAAATGTGCTGCTGCGCCGGTCCCGGCAACTGGTCAAGCAGGCCAGCCAGCTGGAAGATCTTGCCCATCACATGGAACAAGGCTGGGAAGCCGAAGTCCGTCTGGTCGTGGATGCTGCCTATCCCAATGCCCGCCTGGTCCGTGCCTTGAGCGCCTTCATGCCGCAAAGCCGTGGCTGTCGTGTACGTCTGCGCGAGGAAGTACTGTCGGGCGTTGAAGAAGTGCTGCATGAGGGCATCGCTGACCTTGCCATCAGCGGCTTCAATATTTCCGGCTACCTGGGCACTGAACTCAGTTCAGTGGAGTTCGTCGCTGTCGCCCACCCCGAGCACAGCCTGCACCGTCTGGGTCGTGAACTGAGCTTCCAGGACCTGGAAAGCCAACTGCAAGTGGTCATCCGTGATTCGGGTCGGGCGCAACCGCGCGATGTCGGCTGGCTCGGCGCTGAACAGCGCTGGACCGTCGGTAGCCTGGCGACCGCCTCGACATTCGTCAGCAGTGGCTTGGGCTTTGCCTGGCTACCCCGTCACTTGATCGAACGCGAGTTGCGCGAAGGCGTGCTCAAACCGCTGCCACTGGATCAGGGTGGCAGTCGCCATCCACTGTTCTACCTTTACTCCAACAAGGACAAACCCTTGGGCCCGGCCACGCAGATTCTCATCGATTTGCTGCGCAATTTCGATACCGCGCCACTGGACGTGCCCTTCGCCGCCCCCGCCCAAGCCTGACAGGAATCACGCCCATGGCCTATTTCGAACACGAAGGTTGCTCGCTGCACTACGAGGAATACGGCCAGGGCGAGCCACTGGTATTGCTGCACGGCTTGGGTTCCAGCTGCCAGGATTGGGAAATGCAGGTGCCCGCGCTTGCTCGCCATTACCGGGTGATCCTGATGGACATCCGTGGCCATGGCCGCTCCGACAAACCGCGCGAACGCTACAGCATCGCCAGTTTCAGCGCCGACCTGCTGGCCCTGCTCGAGCAACTGCAGACCGGCCCGGTGCATCTGGTGGGGCTGTCCATGGGCGGTATGGTCGGCTTTCAATTCGCCGTTGATCACCCTGAGTCGCTGCGCAGCCTGTGCATCGTCAACAGCGCACCGGAGGTCAAGCGTCGTAGCCGCCAGGACTGGATCTGGTGGGCCAAGCGCTGGACCCTGGCCCGGATGCTCAGCCTTGAAACGATTGGCAAAGGCCTGGCGGCGCGACTATTCCCCAAACCGGAGCAGGCGGACCTGCGCCGCAAGATGGCCCAGCGCTGGGCGACGAACGACAAGCGTGCCTATCTGGCCAGCTTCGATGCCATTGTCGGTTGGGGCGTCAGCGAACGCCTGGGGCAGATCCGCTGTCCTACCCTGGTCATAAGCGCTGACCAGGATTACACCCCGGTACTCCTCAAGGAGCGTTATGTGCGCCTGATACCTCAGGCGCGACTGGCGGTCATCGAAGATTCCCGGCACGCTACGCCGCTGGATCAACCCCATGTATTCAATCAGACGCTGCTGCAATTTCTGGCAGCGTCGACCACCCCTCAAGGAACATTGAGCCCATGCTGAAAAAACTCCTGCTCGCCACCTGCTCGGTCGTCTTCGCCACCAGCCTGATGGCGGCCGATAAAGCGCCCCATGTACTGCTCGACACCAGCTTTGGCCAGATTGAAGTAGAACTGGATCCGGTCAAGGCGCCCATCAGCAGCAAGAACTTTCTGGAGTACGTGGACAGCGGCTTCTACAACAACACCATCTTCCACCGGGTGATTCCGGGCTTCATGGTCCAGGGGGGTGGCTTCACCGAGCAGATGTCGCAGAAGGAAACCAAGTCGCCGATCAGGAACGAAGCCAGCAACGGTCTGCACAACACACGCGGCACCTTGTCGATGGCCCGCACATCGAACCCGAACTCGGCTACCAGCCAGTTTTTCATCAACGTAGCCGACAACGCCTTCCTCGATCCGGGCCGTGATGCCGGTTACGCAGTTTTCGCCAAAGTGGTCAAAGGCATGGATGTGGTCGATCAGATCGTCAACTCACCAACCACCGTCAAGCGCGGTATGCGTGATGTGCCGGTCGATCCGGTATTCATCAAGTCGGCCAAGCGTATCGACTGACCCCGAGCCTCACAGGGACGTGAGCCAAGGCCTGCGGGTCTATGAACAGGAGTTAAGGTTTTCATGCTGTTCCGCCGTTTTGAAAGGCTGATCGATATATTTCGTGAAGCACCCAGCGCTGCGCCACCCAGTACAGTGCTGCCCTTCTACCTGTACTACCTGCGCCAGGTATGGCCCAGTTTTGCAGCGCTGTTGGTGGTTGGCCTGATCGGTGCGCTGATCGAAGTGGCGCTGTTCAGTTACCTGAGTCGAATCATCGATCTGACCCAGGGCACTCCCAACGTCAACTTCTTCAGCGAGCATGCCAACGAGCTGATCTGGATGCTGGTGGTAGCTCTTCTTCTGCGGCCAGTGTTCGTCGGTCTGCACGATCTGTTGGTGCACCAGACCATCAGCCCCGGCATGACCAGCATGATCCGCTGGCAAAACCACACGTATGTGCTCAAGCAGAGCCTTAACTTCTTCCAGAGCGATTTTGCCGGTCGTATTGCCCAGCGCATCATGCAGACCGGCAACTCCCTTCGCGACTCCGCCGTACAAGCGGTTGATGCCCTGTGGCATGTATTGATCTATGCCATCAGCTCGCTGGTGCTGTTTGCGGAGGCGGACTGGCGCTTGATGCTGCCACTGATAAGCTGGATCGCCTGCTATATCGGCGCGCTCTACTATTTCGTACCCAGGGTCAAAGCCCGCGCCGTGATTTCTTCAGATGCGCGCTCCAAACTGATGGGCCGCATCGTCGACGGCTACACCAACATCGCCACGCTCAAACTCTTTGCCCACACTGACTTCGAACAACAATACGCGCGCGAGGCGATCAGCGAACAGACCGAAAAAACCCAACTGGCTGCCCGCGTGGTTACCAGCATGGATGTGGTCATCACCAGCCTCAATGGTCTGTTGATCGTTACCACCACGGGGCTTGCCCTGTGGCTGTGGACACAGTCACTGATCACGGTCGGCGCCATTGCCCTGGCCACTGGCCTGGTCATTCGAATCGTCAACATGTCGGGTTGGATCATGTGGGTGGTCAACGGCATCTTCGAAAATATCGGCATGGTCCAAGATGGCTTGCAGACCATCGCCCAGCCGGTAAGCGTGACCGACAAACCCGGCGCTCCAGCGCTCAAAGTCGAACGCGGCGCAGTCAAGTTCGAGAATGTCGGATTCCACTATGGCAAAGGCCATCGAATTATCGACGACCTGAGCCTGGACATCCGCCCCGGGGAAAAAATCGGTCTGATCGGCCCGTCCGGTGCCGGCAAGTCGACCTTGGTCAATCTGCTGCTACGCCTGTACGACCTTGATAACGGACGGATCCTGATCGACGGCCAGGACATTGCCCAAGTGTCCCAGGCCAGCCTGCGTGCCCAGATCGGCATGATCACCCAGGACACCTCACTGCTGCACCGCTCGATCCGCGAGAACCTGTTGTACGGGCGCCCGGATGCCAGCGAAGAAGAACTCTGGGAAGCCGTGCGCCGCGCCCGTGCCGATGAGTTCATACCGCAATTATCCGATGCCCAGGGGCGTACGGGATTCGATGCACACGTGGGTGAGCGAGGGGTTAAACTCTCCGGCGGCCAGCGTCAGCGCATTGCGATCGCCAGGGTATTGCTCAAAAACGCGCCGATTCTGATCATGGACGAAGCCACGTCAGCGCTGGACTCGGAAGTCGAAGCCGCCATCCAGGAAAGCCTCGAGACGCTGATGCAGGGCAAGACGGTGATCGCCATTGCCCACCGTCTTTCGACCATCGCCCGCATGGACCGCCTGGTCGTGCTGGAAAAAGGCCGCATCGCCGAGATGGGCAGCCATACCGAGCTGCTGGCGCACCAAGGCTTGTATGCACGCCTGTGGCATCACCAGACCGGAGGGTTTGTCGGGATCGATTGAATCGCCTGCACAACAACTGCTCTCCTGCTATCCAGCCCGCCGATAAGGCAGCGCCGTGCGTGCCTCTTCGGCATAGGCCAGCACCTCTGCCTGCTCCTGGTGGAGAAACGCCTCCACGGCGCGGCGCAACCCCGGGTGCAACAAGTAATGCCATGAGCGGGTAATCACAGGCTCGAACCCACGGATCAGCTTATGCTCGCCTTGCGCCCCCGCATCAAAGCGCTGCAAGCCTTCAGCAATGGCAAAGTCCATGCCCTGGTAGAAGCAGGTCTCGAAATGCAACCGGTCAAACTCATCAAGACACCCCCAGTAACGACCGTAGAGACTGTCGCCGCCTACCAGGCTGAAAGCCATGGCTACATCACGCCCTGCCTGACGGGCCATGACCACACGAATCGCTGCAGGCATACGCTCGGCCAGCAAACTGAAGAATGACCGGGTCAGGTACGGCGCACGACGACGCACTGCATAGGTGTTGGCGTAACAGGCAAAAACAAAATCCCACTGCGCTTCACTCAGTTCATCGCCCCGGTACCAGCGAAACTCGATGCCCTGCCCCGCAACCTGCTCACGCTCCTTGCGCATCTGTTTGCGCTTGCGTGAACTAAGGTTGTCGAGAAAATCCTGAAAGTCGCGGTAACCCTGGTTGCGCCAGTGAAACTGGCACCCCAGGCGTTCCATCCATCCTTCGCGGCCGTGCATCACCGCGTCACCCATATCGTCGGTAAAGTTGATATGCGCACCGGACAACCCCAACCCAGGCAAATCTTCGGCAAGCTGCTCCACAAGTTCAGCCGCCACGCTGGGATCGCCAAGCAGGCGTGGGCCACATACGGGCGAGAACGGCACGGCGCACAGCAGTTTCGGGTAATAGGCAATGCCCGCCCGCTCACAGGCATCTGCCCAGCCGTGATCGAACACGTACTCACCGAAAGAGTGAGACTTCACATAGCACGGCATAGCGGCCTGCAGGTGGCCAGAAGCATCGGCAAACACCCGATGGACCGGTATCCAGCCCGTGTGCTTACTGACACTGCCGCTGTCCTCCAGGCTGCTCAGGAAAGCGTGACGCAAAAAAGGCTGTTCGCCCGGCACCAGGGTATCCCAGGTGGCAGGTGTGAGCTCGGCAAGCTGTGACAGGATATGGATAGGCATTGCTGCAGTCTGCCTCGTCACACCGACGAAAAAAAGCCCCGCGTGTGCGGGGCTGAAGATCTAACGGATAAGGAGCGGTGCTGCTTAGAACACGTATTGCGCGCGCATTACGAAACCGTCGCCACTGTCGTCGCCGGCAGCGTTCTGAGCGTTGTCGACTTTGGCTTTGACATAGACGCCGCTGAGCTTGATCGA is a window of Pseudomonas sp. DG56-2 DNA encoding:
- a CDS encoding ABC transporter ATP-binding protein, whose product is MLFRRFERLIDIFREAPSAAPPSTVLPFYLYYLRQVWPSFAALLVVGLIGALIEVALFSYLSRIIDLTQGTPNVNFFSEHANELIWMLVVALLLRPVFVGLHDLLVHQTISPGMTSMIRWQNHTYVLKQSLNFFQSDFAGRIAQRIMQTGNSLRDSAVQAVDALWHVLIYAISSLVLFAEADWRLMLPLISWIACYIGALYYFVPRVKARAVISSDARSKLMGRIVDGYTNIATLKLFAHTDFEQQYAREAISEQTEKTQLAARVVTSMDVVITSLNGLLIVTTTGLALWLWTQSLITVGAIALATGLVIRIVNMSGWIMWVVNGIFENIGMVQDGLQTIAQPVSVTDKPGAPALKVERGAVKFENVGFHYGKGHRIIDDLSLDIRPGEKIGLIGPSGAGKSTLVNLLLRLYDLDNGRILIDGQDIAQVSQASLRAQIGMITQDTSLLHRSIRENLLYGRPDASEEELWEAVRRARADEFIPQLSDAQGRTGFDAHVGERGVKLSGGQRQRIAIARVLLKNAPILIMDEATSALDSEVEAAIQESLETLMQGKTVIAIAHRLSTIARMDRLVVLEKGRIAEMGSHTELLAHQGLYARLWHHQTGGFVGID
- a CDS encoding GNAT family N-acetyltransferase, with the translated sequence MPIHILSQLAELTPATWDTLVPGEQPFLRHAFLSSLEDSGSVSKHTGWIPVHRVFADASGHLQAAMPCYVKSHSFGEYVFDHGWADACERAGIAYYPKLLCAVPFSPVCGPRLLGDPSVAAELVEQLAEDLPGLGLSGAHINFTDDMGDAVMHGREGWMERLGCQFHWRNQGYRDFQDFLDNLSSRKRKQMRKEREQVAGQGIEFRWYRGDELSEAQWDFVFACYANTYAVRRRAPYLTRSFFSLLAERMPAAIRVVMARQAGRDVAMAFSLVGGDSLYGRYWGCLDEFDRLHFETCFYQGMDFAIAEGLQRFDAGAQGEHKLIRGFEPVITRSWHYLLHPGLRRAVEAFLHQEQAEVLAYAEEARTALPYRRAG